In the genome of Triticum urartu cultivar G1812 chromosome 5, Tu2.1, whole genome shotgun sequence, one region contains:
- the LOC125556556 gene encoding uncharacterized protein LOC125556556, which translates to MAAAAALAEASKWLAVSAKAVAEASNWASVAAKAWESDEDADKRLSIASNAAAEAKKCAAVAAKAAAESKKWSSIAISKRKSLAVVPPSRDKAGIKNGFKEEEEEEEEELLVITNPKLGSLIYHCFNIAFVLEVLFFMAHVVFCYNAVEVWWQALAAVVIVSPLFIMMLRDVFVRAYAMGTPNVCSNKLLSCEQVQADEWSVVVKRVSALPSG; encoded by the exons atggccgccgccgccgccctcgcggAAGCCAGCAAGTGGCTGGCCGTCTCGGCGAAAGCCGTCGCCGAAGCCAGCAACTGGGCCTCCGTCGCGGCGAAAGCCTGGGAGTCCGACGAGGACGCCGACAAGCGCTTGTCCATCGCGTCGAACGCGGCCGCCGAAGCCAAGAAGTGCGCCGCCGTCGCGGCGAAAGCGGCCGCCGAATCCAAAAAGTGGTCCTCCATCGCGATATCCAAACGCAAGTCCCTCGCTGTGGTGCCCCCTTCTCGG GACAAGGCAGGCATCAAGAATGGcttcaaggaggaggaggaggaggaggaggaggagctgctggtCATCACCAACCCTAAGCTGGGCAGTCTCATCTACCATTGCTTC AACATTGCCTTTGTGTTGGAGGTGCTCTTCTTTATGGCCCATGTTGTCTTCTGTTACAACGCGGTTGAAGTCTGGTGGCAGGCTCTGGCAGCTGTTGTGATAGTGTCGCCTCTCTTCATAATGATGCTTAGGGATGTTTTCGTGAGGGCGTATGCCATGGGAACCCCCAACGTTTGCAGCAACAAATTACTGTCCTGTGAGCAAGTGCAAGCAGATGAGTGGTCAGTTGTAGTGAAAAGAGTAAGCGCACTGCCGTCTGGGTAA